One part of the Bacteroidia bacterium genome encodes these proteins:
- a CDS encoding glycosyltransferase family 2 protein, with translation MAKVSIISVNYKEYEASRRFLKACLNQTHKELELILVDNESDPEAFSLLQRDFPEVKLIAEKKNKGFAGGNNLGIQQAKGDYLFFLNNDTVPPPELVENMLKGFQAYEDAGGISPKILYLQDKKRIQYAGYTKIHPFTGRNQTIGKEELDQGQHDKARETAYVHGAACMLKREIIEKVGMMPEMYFLYYEELDWSVAIRNAGYKLYYFPEATVYHHASLSTGQDSPLKTYYYYRNRVLFMRRNVRGLPLGIFLLYFFLILSPLKLLGFFLKGKNLHAKSFLKAICWHLSGKKAWI, from the coding sequence ATGGCCAAAGTCTCCATCATAAGTGTCAACTACAAAGAGTATGAAGCCAGCAGGAGATTTCTGAAGGCCTGTCTAAATCAGACGCATAAGGAGCTGGAACTGATTTTGGTCGATAATGAATCTGATCCCGAGGCATTTTCTCTATTGCAAAGAGACTTTCCAGAGGTGAAGTTGATTGCAGAGAAAAAAAACAAGGGTTTTGCCGGAGGAAATAATCTGGGTATCCAGCAAGCAAAAGGCGACTATTTATTCTTTCTCAATAATGATACAGTCCCTCCACCTGAGTTGGTTGAAAATATGCTCAAGGGGTTCCAAGCATACGAAGATGCTGGAGGAATAAGCCCCAAGATTCTATACCTGCAGGATAAAAAGCGCATTCAATACGCCGGTTATACAAAAATCCATCCATTTACGGGAAGAAATCAGACCATAGGGAAAGAAGAACTCGACCAGGGACAGCATGACAAAGCAAGGGAAACGGCCTATGTGCATGGGGCAGCCTGCATGCTAAAAAGGGAGATTATTGAGAAAGTCGGTATGATGCCTGAGATGTATTTTCTCTACTATGAAGAATTGGACTGGTCTGTGGCAATTCGAAATGCGGGCTATAAGTTATATTATTTCCCGGAAGCTACGGTTTATCATCATGCCTCCTTAAGTACAGGCCAGGACAGTCCCCTAAAGACCTATTACTATTATAGAAATCGTGTGCTTTTTATGCGTCGAAATGTAAGGGGGCTGCCATTGGGTATATTCCTGCTATATTTCTTTTTGATTCTAAGTCCTCTTAAACTTCTTGGTTTTTTTCTTAAAGGCAAAAACTTACACGCCAAATCATTCCTCAAAGCTATATGCTGGCATCTTTCAGGGAAAAAAGCCTGGATTTAG
- a CDS encoding glycosyltransferase family 2 protein, which produces MIFFEYLILGYFLYVVGYTACCSLAGMIRSFKSPLSDTWDFHKIAILVPAYKEDAVILSATTRNLMVNYPKESFELIIIADSLKKESLEGLRKMPVSLIEVDFEQSTKVKSLNFALNKIEEQFDLALILDADNVMKEDFLQKINASYASGLTALQGRRTAKNKNTDFAVLDGLSEMINNHIYREGNCGLGWSSSLIGSGMAFEFDLLKSCLAKMESVGGFDRELEVLLVEKGHKVTYVPDAWVYDEKVEKAEVFAGQRKRWIASQYHYLFKFWRLGMKALFRGKLALFNSTILRNIQLPRVINLGLLGLLAMTYSFLSSWLTLSPLLWWALLGVLLLSFVPAVPMSYYNKDFFKSLAKLPQAFGIMFSLLFKLKGANKKFIHTPHGQNPSE; this is translated from the coding sequence ATGATATTTTTTGAATATCTGATCCTTGGCTATTTCCTGTATGTGGTTGGATACACCGCCTGCTGCTCCCTTGCCGGAATGATCAGATCTTTCAAAAGTCCCCTATCCGATACATGGGATTTCCACAAAATAGCGATCCTGGTTCCGGCTTATAAGGAGGATGCCGTCATCCTTTCCGCTACAACCCGCAACCTGATGGTCAATTATCCCAAGGAATCTTTCGAACTAATTATCATCGCTGACAGCCTTAAAAAGGAAAGCCTTGAAGGCCTTAGGAAAATGCCGGTTAGCCTCATTGAGGTCGACTTTGAGCAAAGTACCAAGGTCAAATCCCTCAACTTTGCCCTGAATAAAATAGAAGAGCAGTTTGATCTGGCCCTGATTCTGGATGCAGACAATGTGATGAAGGAGGATTTTCTTCAGAAAATCAATGCTAGTTATGCCTCTGGATTGACAGCCCTTCAGGGAAGACGGACCGCCAAGAATAAGAATACGGACTTTGCAGTTCTGGATGGATTAAGTGAGATGATCAATAATCATATCTATCGGGAAGGCAATTGCGGGTTGGGATGGTCCAGTTCATTAATTGGTTCCGGGATGGCTTTCGAATTTGATCTGTTGAAAAGCTGTCTGGCCAAGATGGAATCTGTGGGAGGTTTTGACCGGGAACTGGAGGTTTTACTGGTCGAAAAAGGCCACAAGGTAACTTATGTTCCTGATGCCTGGGTGTATGATGAGAAAGTGGAAAAGGCAGAAGTATTTGCCGGACAAAGGAAGCGATGGATTGCCAGTCAATATCATTATCTGTTCAAGTTCTGGCGACTGGGGATGAAAGCCCTGTTTAGGGGGAAATTGGCCTTATTCAACAGCACCATCCTTCGCAACATCCAGCTCCCACGAGTGATCAATCTGGGTTTACTGGGACTACTTGCAATGACTTATAGCTTTCTATCTTCCTGGCTTACACTTTCTCCCCTACTCTGGTGGGCCTTGTTGGGCGTTTTATTGCTTTCTTTTGTACCAGCCGTCCCGATGAGTTACTACAACAAAGACTTCTTTAAATCTTTGGCTAAGCTACCTCAGGCTTTCGGGATCATGTTTTCCCTATTATTCAAACTCAAAGGAGCCAATAAGAAATTTATCCATACCCCTCATGGGCAAAACCCATCGGAATAA
- a CDS encoding AAA family ATPase produces MELIYFIKVLLRRKWLILAITSIAMVTTFLISSQAPPVYEAKVRLATGITEDTSNPVFSLEKSGSALKHEIEGKFRTMEENILSDPSLFLLGYQLMIHDLNNKFPFRSLTPLRRNNSAEELQVLNRQLKRKRDSLTSLSINDELEKKHIESMRQMEYDPESLRKKLVVRRVAGTDFIGIDARFEKPELSAFAANTLAQEFSRYHVNTHAKVAENSLELLEKLVKEKRDDFNAKMQTWDGYTSEKASENESPTRSIVRQIDRLTNERERANKTIYDAQQKLYDADKFLPEAAQISFLDPGSRGIDNSVLLRNRIERLNYRYIRGNLQNRALRDSIRMTRRELTDLLLEEANNRVPNASSETRSLLRNKIDAEIQLEISRKRIVAINQEVRVLTARAGNIGADEYSSDYGKEVQLARDAYFLSLNQWTTALALIGAPDLALERVSQVEHVLPPQKPLPSKTLVLTVLAGLVALGLSMGIIFLIEYLDTSIKHPARLKALTGIEVIGSLNKLKNGNLDLVALFKSDQNVKNLENYKQLLRKIRHEVSGEKDQSILITSTKEGSGKTSLMVSLAYSLSLNDSKVLLIDTNFKNHSLTDITAASPSLEKYLNKEISERALISGSVFEGVDVIGCQGGNYSPFEIFKKDEFQKLITAMQKRYDYILMEGPSINEFVDSRELSPVATRLLPVFSAEESLSDKDQDAITYLKKFGDKVIGAVLNKVDMRNLNS; encoded by the coding sequence ATGGAGTTGATATATTTTATAAAGGTTCTGCTAAGAAGGAAGTGGCTGATTCTTGCTATTACGAGTATTGCTATGGTGACGACCTTTCTGATTTCCAGTCAGGCTCCTCCCGTTTACGAAGCGAAAGTTCGATTGGCAACTGGCATCACAGAAGATACTTCCAATCCTGTTTTCTCCCTTGAAAAATCAGGTTCAGCCCTCAAGCATGAGATCGAAGGCAAGTTCAGAACAATGGAAGAAAATATCCTTTCTGATCCTTCCCTCTTCCTATTGGGGTATCAACTCATGATCCACGACCTCAATAATAAATTCCCCTTTCGTTCACTCACTCCCCTGAGAAGAAATAATTCTGCAGAAGAATTGCAGGTCCTCAATCGTCAATTGAAAAGAAAACGTGACTCTCTGACTTCTTTGTCTATCAATGATGAGTTGGAGAAAAAGCATATTGAAAGTATGCGTCAAATGGAGTATGATCCGGAGTCTCTGAGAAAGAAGCTGGTCGTAAGACGAGTTGCAGGTACGGATTTTATAGGAATAGACGCAAGATTTGAAAAACCTGAGCTATCTGCTTTCGCAGCAAATACCCTCGCCCAGGAATTTTCTCGCTATCATGTAAATACCCATGCGAAAGTTGCGGAGAATTCTCTCGAGCTGTTGGAGAAGCTGGTAAAGGAAAAACGAGATGACTTCAATGCGAAAATGCAAACCTGGGATGGTTATACTTCTGAGAAAGCCTCAGAAAATGAGAGCCCTACCAGAAGCATCGTTAGACAGATTGACCGCCTAACCAATGAAAGAGAGCGAGCTAACAAAACGATCTATGATGCGCAGCAAAAACTTTATGATGCCGACAAATTTCTTCCCGAAGCTGCACAGATCTCTTTTCTTGATCCAGGCAGCAGAGGCATAGATAATTCTGTGCTCCTGAGAAATCGCATAGAACGACTGAATTATCGCTATATCAGAGGGAATTTGCAAAATCGTGCATTGCGGGATTCCATAAGAATGACACGTAGAGAACTGACCGATTTGCTCTTGGAGGAAGCGAACAATCGCGTCCCCAATGCAAGCAGCGAAACCCGTTCTTTACTCAGAAACAAAATAGATGCTGAAATACAACTCGAGATTTCCCGAAAAAGAATCGTAGCAATCAATCAGGAAGTTCGGGTCTTGACAGCCAGAGCCGGAAATATAGGGGCAGATGAGTACAGTTCTGATTATGGAAAAGAAGTTCAGCTGGCAAGAGATGCATATTTCCTTTCCCTCAATCAATGGACAACCGCTTTGGCCTTGATAGGAGCTCCGGATTTGGCCTTAGAAAGAGTATCTCAGGTCGAGCATGTGCTTCCCCCTCAAAAACCTCTTCCCTCCAAGACGCTTGTATTAACGGTTCTGGCTGGCCTTGTGGCCCTGGGACTCAGCATGGGAATTATCTTTTTGATCGAATACCTCGACACCAGTATCAAGCACCCGGCCCGCCTGAAAGCCCTCACCGGCATAGAGGTGATCGGTTCTTTGAATAAACTAAAAAATGGAAACCTTGATTTGGTGGCCCTCTTTAAAAGCGACCAAAATGTCAAGAACCTCGAGAACTATAAGCAGCTTCTGAGAAAAATACGCCATGAGGTTAGCGGAGAAAAAGACCAAAGTATTTTGATCACAAGTACCAAGGAAGGTTCCGGAAAAACTTCTCTCATGGTTTCTCTGGCCTATTCTCTGAGCCTGAATGATAGCAAAGTTCTCCTGATAGATACCAACTTCAAAAATCACTCACTTACCGATATAACTGCCGCATCTCCTTCATTGGAAAAATACCTCAACAAGGAGATTTCCGAAAGGGCCCTCATTTCTGGGTCTGTATTTGAGGGAGTGGATGTAATCGGATGTCAGGGAGGGAATTACTCACCTTTTGAGATTTTCAAAAAAGATGAGTTCCAGAAACTGATCACTGCAATGCAGAAGCGCTATGACTATATTTTGATGGAAGGTCCTTCTATCAATGAATTTGTAGATAGCCGTGAACTCAGTCCGGTAGCTACGCGTCTCCTGCCTGTCTTTTCCGCAGAAGAAAGCTTAAGCGATAAAGACCAGGACGCTATCACTTACCTAAAGAAATTTGGCGATAAAGTCATTGGTGCAGTCCTGAATAAAGTGGACATGCGCAATCTTAACTCATGA
- a CDS encoding glycosyltransferase family 2 protein produces the protein MLLVFWISFAILFYTYFGYGILLYIWLKFFRKKSYEIGGYDNPRDLPELTLLIAAYNEADFLEEKIANCFKLQYPKEKLKICFVTDGTTDNSQEILSLYPGIQVFHEEERRGKMAAVDRVIPLIDSSVTVLSDANSLLNPGAMLQLADHFADPKIGAVAGEKKIRVGRVADATSGEGLYWKYESKLKSWDSELHSVVGAAGELFAFRTELYEELPSDTLIEDFVQSMLIARKGYKVAYEADAYAEEYSSASIQDELKRKIRIAAGGIQAVVRLRDLLNPFKYKLLSFQYISHRVLRWTLAPLALVFLFISNIFLLKGSGFYQLVFLGQLSFYLAAILGYFLERKKIRLKLLFVPFYFCMMNYAVFAGFRRYLQGRQSVLWEKAQRKQHNF, from the coding sequence ATGTTATTAGTCTTCTGGATTTCCTTTGCCATTCTTTTCTATACCTATTTTGGGTATGGGATTCTGCTATATATATGGCTTAAATTTTTCCGGAAGAAAAGCTATGAAATCGGAGGCTATGACAATCCTCGTGATCTTCCTGAACTCACCCTTCTGATCGCTGCCTATAATGAAGCGGATTTTCTGGAAGAAAAGATTGCCAATTGTTTCAAATTGCAATACCCCAAGGAGAAACTAAAGATCTGTTTTGTTACAGATGGTACCACCGATAATAGCCAGGAAATCCTTTCTCTTTATCCAGGTATCCAGGTGTTTCACGAAGAGGAGCGTAGAGGTAAGATGGCAGCTGTGGATCGGGTCATCCCTTTGATCGATTCTTCAGTCACAGTTTTGAGTGATGCAAACAGCCTCCTGAATCCCGGGGCCATGCTCCAACTGGCCGATCATTTTGCAGACCCTAAGATCGGGGCAGTTGCGGGGGAGAAAAAAATTCGGGTAGGACGAGTGGCAGATGCTACCTCCGGGGAAGGACTTTACTGGAAATATGAATCCAAACTTAAATCCTGGGATTCTGAATTGCATTCGGTAGTAGGGGCAGCGGGCGAATTATTTGCGTTTCGCACGGAACTTTATGAAGAATTGCCCAGCGATACCCTTATCGAGGATTTTGTTCAAAGCATGCTGATTGCCCGAAAAGGATATAAGGTAGCTTATGAAGCAGATGCCTATGCGGAAGAATATAGTTCGGCATCTATACAGGATGAGTTAAAAAGAAAAATTCGCATTGCAGCCGGAGGTATACAAGCCGTAGTTCGTCTAAGGGATTTGCTCAATCCTTTCAAATACAAATTGCTCAGCTTTCAGTATATCTCGCATCGGGTCCTGCGCTGGACCCTCGCACCTTTGGCCCTGGTTTTCCTTTTTATCAGCAATATTTTTCTGTTGAAGGGATCTGGCTTTTATCAGCTGGTCTTCCTGGGCCAACTATCATTTTATCTGGCGGCTATCCTGGGATACTTCCTGGAAAGGAAAAAGATTCGCCTGAAACTCCTCTTTGTCCCTTTCTACTTTTGTATGATGAACTATGCCGTCTTCGCAGGATTTCGGAGGTATCTACAGGGGCGTCAGAGCGTTCTATGGGAGAAGGCTCAAAGAAAGCAACACAATTTCTAA
- a CDS encoding DUF885 family protein, translating to MRHSRLRHFTSILYMLSLGLGLSFFSCEESSEEKIEASEDFKAYIASLPQELSTLRPDFLDEFGKNGHTLNAIDQEGQKSRINLLKNQLENLKAAPALQDSIQKIVRKADIWAIQQAIAGEKFYLYEDPLSPINGFHAKLMLSFHNQLCSTKEETEDYNARLRMVPAYLRDAVSLLQARQAAGIYSSAKVIEISKKEIESLLASDIELNPIYRGLAIKLNGVNPTEMNLYEAGDYLEVTERNLRDYLIPSYEKILPLLDELTPSPENTGSEDFFRWKLNSYCGAEVDPESLFSEGQLKLDSLQLLLNEVNKEIEDAGLKRKTIEKRKRNRVEQVQVFASSMRKAREQMIGLFDSLPQRSPEIMLKPSHLSENFVLKYEAASLDQLRKARVVVDEGKWQELSLFEQNILLYKNLYPGTHTLKQLSDRELSYIRLSDYPAWEKGWQTYVLRLANEPLYLFSENPYSRKDYLELQIKNQAAMLAEIGIHLKSWSSQEAEAFLRKNSFSSSSEVEELMLQIFADPGSYTAAIYGANQFSKLLEEAQVRFPNKLTFKSFHSICFAHGPLPWNLLKRLVNVYGTANMER from the coding sequence ATGAGACATTCAAGGCTCCGCCATTTTACTTCGATTCTTTATATGCTGAGCTTAGGCTTAGGATTGAGTTTCTTTTCTTGTGAAGAAAGTTCGGAGGAGAAAATCGAAGCATCTGAAGATTTCAAAGCTTATATCGCTAGCCTTCCCCAGGAACTATCCACGCTGCGCCCGGATTTTTTGGATGAATTTGGGAAAAACGGACATACCCTCAATGCTATAGATCAGGAAGGTCAAAAATCGAGGATAAATCTTCTTAAAAATCAGCTCGAGAACCTGAAGGCGGCTCCGGCTCTGCAAGATTCTATACAAAAAATAGTACGGAAAGCAGATATCTGGGCCATTCAACAAGCCATAGCTGGAGAAAAATTCTATTTATACGAGGATCCCCTCAGCCCAATTAATGGCTTTCATGCAAAACTGATGCTAAGCTTTCATAATCAGCTTTGTTCAACTAAAGAAGAAACCGAAGATTATAATGCTCGCCTGAGAATGGTTCCTGCTTATCTTCGAGATGCCGTTTCACTCCTTCAAGCCCGTCAGGCAGCAGGCATTTACAGTTCTGCCAAAGTCATAGAAATAAGCAAAAAAGAAATAGAAAGTTTGCTGGCCAGTGATATCGAGCTAAATCCCATTTATCGGGGATTAGCCATCAAACTCAATGGGGTAAATCCCACAGAAATGAACCTCTATGAAGCGGGAGATTATCTGGAAGTAACAGAAAGGAACCTTAGAGATTACCTTATTCCCTCCTATGAAAAGATTCTGCCTTTGCTGGATGAATTGACCCCCTCCCCAGAAAATACGGGATCAGAGGATTTTTTCAGATGGAAACTTAATAGCTATTGTGGGGCGGAAGTTGATCCGGAAAGCTTATTTAGTGAGGGACAGCTTAAACTGGATAGCCTCCAGCTACTCCTGAATGAAGTAAATAAAGAAATCGAGGACGCGGGACTAAAAAGAAAAACAATTGAAAAACGGAAGCGAAATCGGGTTGAGCAGGTTCAGGTATTTGCCTCAAGTATGCGTAAGGCCCGCGAGCAGATGATCGGACTCTTCGACAGTTTGCCTCAGCGTTCTCCCGAGATCATGTTGAAACCCAGTCATCTATCTGAAAATTTTGTCCTCAAATATGAAGCGGCTTCTCTCGATCAGCTGCGGAAGGCACGTGTCGTAGTAGACGAAGGAAAATGGCAGGAACTCAGCCTATTTGAACAAAATATCCTTTTATATAAAAACCTTTATCCGGGTACTCATACCCTAAAACAGTTGTCCGATAGAGAGTTATCTTACATCAGACTTTCGGATTATCCGGCATGGGAGAAAGGTTGGCAGACATATGTGCTTCGTCTTGCCAATGAGCCTTTGTATCTTTTCTCTGAAAATCCTTATTCACGAAAAGACTACCTGGAATTACAGATAAAAAACCAGGCAGCCATGCTCGCCGAAATAGGGATACACCTTAAATCCTGGAGTTCGCAAGAAGCCGAAGCCTTTCTCAGAAAAAACAGTTTTTCCTCTTCTTCCGAAGTAGAAGAGCTAATGCTTCAGATCTTTGCTGATCCGGGATCTTATACTGCGGCAATCTATGGCGCCAATCAATTTTCAAAATTGCTTGAGGAAGCACAAGTAAGATTCCCTAACAAGTTGACCTTTAAATCGTTCCATAGCATCTGCTTTGCACATGGGCCATTGCCCTGGAATTTGCTTAAACGCCTGGTGAATGTATATGGAACAGCAAATATGGAACGTTAA
- a CDS encoding M48 family metallopeptidase — protein MILQLILIILVVNTLFAQLLSWLNLRNHTADLPKELSDSYDPEAYAKSYDYHKENYRFSLIQTLISFPIMLALLYFGVFGWLDEQLRTLTEHPVLLALLFFGVLGIISDISTLPFQWYKTFVIEEKFGFNKTTVKTFWIDKLKSYLLGIILGSLVLGALIFLIQWLGQSFWIWFWIFISSFTLLMNIFYTSLIMPLFNKLTPLEEGPLRTAIEGYSEKVKFPLDNVFVIDGSKRSSRANAFFSGLGKQKKVVLYDTLIEQHEEEELLAVLAHEVGHFKKKHIIQSLVLSIAQSGLMLFILSFFVFSESFTAAMGGSASVIHLNLMAFALLYSPISLVIGLFMNLFSRKNEYEADRYAAETFKAQPLQDALVKLHQENLSNLTPHPLYVFFNYSHPTLLQRLKALGA, from the coding sequence ATGATCCTTCAACTCATCCTCATTATCCTGGTAGTAAATACCCTTTTTGCCCAGCTGCTTTCCTGGCTCAATCTCAGGAACCATACAGCTGACCTTCCCAAAGAACTGTCCGACAGTTATGATCCGGAAGCCTATGCAAAAAGCTATGACTATCATAAGGAAAACTACCGCTTTTCTCTGATCCAAACGCTTATCAGCTTCCCCATCATGCTGGCCCTCCTCTATTTTGGAGTCTTTGGATGGTTGGACGAACAATTGCGGACGCTAACAGAACATCCCGTTTTACTGGCGCTTCTTTTTTTTGGAGTACTAGGCATCATCTCGGACATCAGTACTCTTCCTTTTCAGTGGTATAAGACCTTTGTAATCGAAGAGAAATTTGGCTTTAATAAAACGACGGTTAAGACCTTCTGGATAGACAAACTGAAATCCTATCTGCTAGGAATCATCTTAGGTTCGCTGGTGCTCGGAGCCCTGATTTTTCTCATCCAATGGCTGGGGCAATCTTTCTGGATATGGTTCTGGATCTTCATCAGTTCCTTTACCCTCCTGATGAATATTTTCTACACCAGCCTGATCATGCCGCTTTTCAATAAGTTGACCCCTTTAGAAGAAGGTCCCTTACGAACAGCGATTGAAGGCTATAGTGAAAAGGTAAAATTTCCCCTGGATAATGTATTTGTCATTGATGGATCGAAAAGATCCAGTCGAGCCAATGCATTTTTCTCCGGTTTAGGTAAACAAAAGAAAGTTGTGCTCTATGATACCCTCATTGAGCAACATGAGGAAGAAGAATTGCTGGCAGTACTCGCACATGAGGTGGGGCATTTTAAAAAGAAACACATCATTCAAAGTTTGGTTTTGAGCATTGCTCAAAGTGGCTTGATGCTTTTCATCCTCTCCTTTTTTGTCTTTAGCGAATCTTTTACCGCAGCAATGGGAGGAAGTGCCAGTGTAATCCATCTCAATCTGATGGCTTTCGCCCTGCTTTATAGCCCCATATCTTTGGTCATCGGTCTATTCATGAACCTCTTCTCCCGAAAGAATGAATATGAGGCTGATCGCTATGCAGCAGAAACTTTTAAAGCCCAGCCTTTGCAAGATGCACTTGTCAAACTCCATCAGGAAAACCTAAGCAATCTGACCCCGCATCCCCTCTACGTATTTTTCAATTACTCACACCCCACCCTCTTACAAAGACTAAAAGCTTTGGGGGCATAA
- a CDS encoding Crp/Fnr family transcriptional regulator, which translates to MNNKSNIWYLEDLNLKECFCPITDGEGKYNKQAKKEFKKGDFIYFSDDTADKVYFIHSGAIKIAGYTEEGNEMIKAVLHEGEIFGELAVYGAAKRNDYAQAAEDCELCILTADQVVDMMRNTDGFRSFLHRLMGQRVIYSQKRLESLLFKDAKARIAEYVLEQADKSGRTTMDGAVVLKNYLTHQEIASFTGTSRQTVTTVLNQFRESKLLDFDRKRITVRDLNGLRSELTPNA; encoded by the coding sequence ATGAACAATAAGAGTAATATCTGGTATCTGGAAGACCTCAATTTAAAGGAGTGTTTTTGCCCGATTACAGATGGCGAAGGAAAATATAATAAGCAGGCGAAGAAGGAATTTAAAAAAGGGGACTTCATATATTTCAGCGACGATACTGCCGACAAGGTTTATTTCATACATAGTGGTGCCATAAAAATCGCAGGCTATACCGAAGAAGGGAATGAAATGATCAAAGCCGTTTTGCACGAAGGAGAAATCTTTGGTGAGTTGGCGGTATATGGAGCGGCAAAAAGGAATGATTATGCCCAGGCTGCAGAGGATTGCGAATTGTGTATCCTTACAGCAGATCAGGTCGTGGACATGATGAGAAATACGGATGGTTTCCGTTCTTTCCTCCACCGACTGATGGGCCAACGTGTGATTTATAGCCAGAAAAGATTGGAATCCCTTTTATTTAAAGACGCAAAAGCTCGAATTGCTGAGTATGTATTGGAGCAAGCGGATAAAAGTGGACGTACGACTATGGATGGAGCCGTAGTTTTAAAAAATTACCTGACCCATCAGGAAATCGCCAGCTTCACGGGTACTTCCCGTCAAACGGTTACCACTGTTCTCAATCAGTTCAGGGAATCCAAACTGCTGGATTTTGACCGAAAAAGGATTACGGTACGTGATCTCAATGGTCTCCGTTCTGAACTTACCCCCAATGCCTGA
- a CDS encoding OmpA family protein gives MLVNTPAKYVLSLLLTCLSLLTAFSQETLVKSVYFGGGSYYIDGVQVKEIQEFIQSIPNIEQYQISISSYTDNVGGVEYNEWLSQQRSRSVRGQLLRLDIENEKILQEDNGQFNNLYDNKTARGRMANRRVDIILTPLYL, from the coding sequence ATGCTTGTTAATACGCCTGCGAAGTATGTATTAAGTCTATTGCTGACTTGCCTCAGTCTCCTGACAGCCTTTTCTCAGGAAACTCTGGTAAAGAGTGTTTACTTCGGAGGAGGGAGTTATTATATAGATGGGGTACAGGTGAAAGAAATTCAGGAGTTTATCCAATCCATTCCTAATATCGAGCAATACCAAATTTCCATCTCCAGCTATACAGATAATGTGGGAGGAGTCGAATATAATGAATGGCTCTCCCAACAAAGAAGCCGATCTGTGCGGGGACAACTGCTTCGGCTGGATATTGAAAATGAAAAGATCCTTCAGGAGGATAACGGGCAGTTCAACAACCTCTACGATAATAAGACTGCAAGAGGAAGAATGGCCAATCGAAGGGTGGATATTATCCTGACACCTCTCTACCTATAG
- a CDS encoding nucleoside phosphorylase, translating to MKQSKKASELILNPDGSLYHLHLKPGQVAEKVFFVGDPMRVEKVSKYFDQISFQVKNREFFTITGRIGKTDLSVISTGIGTDNIDIVWNELDAIFNFDLHSRTINDQLHSIKVLRLGTCGGLQEDIAVGSLVNSRYAIGADSLMHFYDTQEFTNLTFQKALLDFQVDYLPSSPAFYASEASQSFSELIGKGESPIKEGITLTAAGFYGPQGRNLGRVPLRSADLIDQLKKFHFAGLPVLNLEMETSGILGLGKGLGHQAASLSAILANRSTGKFSDDPAGVVEKLIKTGIELMLRWD from the coding sequence ATGAAACAGTCAAAGAAAGCATCAGAGCTCATTCTAAATCCCGATGGATCCCTCTATCATTTGCACCTAAAGCCGGGACAAGTGGCTGAGAAAGTCTTTTTTGTCGGAGATCCGATGCGAGTAGAAAAAGTAAGCAAATATTTTGACCAAATCAGCTTTCAGGTAAAAAATCGAGAATTTTTCACCATCACAGGTAGAATAGGAAAAACAGATCTCAGTGTCATATCAACAGGTATAGGCACAGATAATATTGATATTGTTTGGAATGAGCTGGATGCCATTTTCAATTTCGACCTCCACAGCAGGACCATAAATGACCAACTACATTCGATCAAGGTTTTGCGATTGGGAACCTGTGGTGGTTTGCAGGAAGATATAGCTGTAGGAAGTCTGGTAAATTCGCGCTACGCCATTGGTGCAGATAGTCTGATGCATTTTTATGATACCCAGGAATTTACCAATCTTACTTTTCAAAAGGCTTTATTGGATTTCCAGGTAGATTATCTCCCCTCAAGTCCTGCCTTTTATGCAAGTGAGGCCTCTCAAAGTTTTTCTGAGCTGATTGGAAAGGGAGAATCTCCTATTAAAGAAGGGATTACCCTGACTGCTGCAGGTTTTTATGGCCCTCAGGGAAGAAATCTGGGGCGAGTTCCCCTTCGATCTGCGGATCTTATTGATCAATTAAAGAAATTTCACTTTGCAGGTTTACCTGTTTTGAATCTGGAAATGGAAACTTCGGGGATTTTGGGATTGGGAAAAGGATTGGGACATCAGGCGGCTTCCCTTTCAGCCATACTCGCCAACAGAAGTACCGGAAAGTTTTCAGATGATCCAGCAGGGGTAGTCGAAAAACTGATAAAAACGGGAATTGAACTTATGCTAAGATGGGATTAG